Proteins encoded in a region of the Methanobacterium formicicum genome:
- a CDS encoding MIP/aquaporin family protein has translation MVSLMKRSVAELIGTFILVFFGTGAAIITLMISQGQTPPNSFNIGIGALGGLGDWLAIGLAFGLAISACIYGFGKVSGCHINPAVTIALWSVKKFPSRDVVPYVVAQLIGAALASLALAYIIGMGAVTTGGLGATAPFEGIGYLQAIVAEAIGTFILMLAIMGVAVDRDAPPGFAGLIIGLTVAGAITTLGNITGASLNPARTFGPYLGDLLLGGSNLWAYFPIYIIGPIVGAVLAAFVYNYLSETPQTG, from the coding sequence ATGGTTTCTTTAATGAAAAGATCAGTAGCCGAACTTATTGGAACATTTATCCTTGTCTTTTTTGGTACCGGTGCTGCCATCATTACCCTGATGATAAGTCAAGGTCAAACACCACCCAATTCATTTAACATTGGAATAGGTGCGCTGGGAGGGCTTGGTGATTGGCTAGCCATAGGACTGGCTTTTGGATTAGCTATTTCAGCGTGTATTTATGGTTTTGGAAAGGTATCGGGTTGTCATATTAACCCGGCAGTTACCATTGCCCTGTGGTCCGTGAAAAAATTCCCATCACGGGATGTTGTGCCCTACGTGGTAGCCCAACTTATAGGAGCAGCCCTGGCCAGTTTGGCCCTGGCCTACATCATTGGAATGGGAGCAGTAACCACGGGAGGTTTAGGTGCCACAGCGCCCTTTGAGGGTATCGGTTACCTGCAGGCCATAGTGGCCGAAGCTATTGGAACTTTCATACTAATGCTGGCTATAATGGGAGTGGCAGTGGATAGGGATGCACCTCCTGGTTTTGCCGGACTGATAATTGGTTTAACTGTTGCCGGTGCTATCACCACCCTGGGGAACATAACCGGAGCATCACTCAACCCTGCCCGGACCTTTGGACCTTACCTGGGAGATCTACTTCTGGGAGGTTCCAATCTGTGGGCCTACTTCCCTATATACATCATAGGGCCCATAGTAGGGGCAGTTTTAGCAGCTTTTGTCTATAACTATCTTTCCGAAACACCGCAGACAGGGTAA
- a CDS encoding DUF2180 family protein, whose amino-acid sequence MKCYICAEEGKSTDAVAICIVCGMGLCMDHAIRQETELWTGGYPFPAEKVEETLPRILCKYCATALKKGEPKGG is encoded by the coding sequence ATGAAGTGTTATATTTGTGCTGAGGAGGGTAAATCCACCGATGCCGTGGCCATCTGCATAGTATGTGGTATGGGGCTGTGTATGGATCATGCCATTCGTCAGGAAACTGAATTATGGACAGGGGGATATCCTTTCCCTGCAGAGAAAGTAGAGGAAACCCTGCCTAGAATACTATGTAAATACTGTGCAACAGCCCTTAAAAAAGGAGAACCTAAAGGAGGGTAA